One genomic segment of Garra rufa chromosome 13, GarRuf1.0, whole genome shotgun sequence includes these proteins:
- the LOC141283789 gene encoding trace amine-associated receptor 13c-like: MDLSSQEYDPTQFCFPAVNNSCLKSTHYVFTQTVLYLLLVSVMTVTILGNLVVIISIAHFKQLQTPTNILVMSLALADLLLGLLLMPFSIINSVEGCWYYGDALCLLHSTFDLFLTSVSIFHLIFIAIDRHQAVCYPLQYPTRITIPIAWVMVMTSWSTAALYSYGLVYSKANVEGLDEYIESIYCMGSCSLTFNALWSVLDTLLTFFLPCSVMIGLYARIFVVAKKHIRTIGEAKQHETENMFKTSRRSERKAAKTLGVVVGTFILCWLPFFINSMIDPYINFSTPFVIFEALGWLGFVNSTINPIIYGLFYPWFRKTLSLIITLKIFEPNSSDISVFTV, encoded by the coding sequence ATGGATTTATCATCACAAGAGTACGATCCCACTCAGTTCTGTTTTCCTGCAGTGAACAACTCTTGTCTGAAAAGCACACATTATGTTTTCACACAGACTGTGTTGTATCTCCTATTGGTGTCTGTGATGACTGTGACCATTTTAGGAAATTTGGTGGTCATCATCTCCATTGCGCACTTCAAACAGCTCCAGACTCCCACTAACATCCTGGTGATGTCTCTGGCTCTAGCGGACCTACTGCTTGGACTGCTGCTCATGCCTTTTAGTATAATCAATTCTGTGGAGGGCTGCTGGTATTATGGAGATGCCCTCTGTTTGCTACACTCCACTTTTGACCTGTTTCTCACTTCAGTGTCTATTTTTCATCTCATTTTTATTGCTATTGATCGACATCAGGCTGTTTGTTATCCTCTTCAGTATCCTACAAGAATAACCATACCTATTGCATGGGTCATGGTGATGACAAGTTGGAGCACGGCTGCGTTATATTCGTATGGCTTAGTGTACTCAAAAGCTAATGTGGAAGGACTGGATGAATATATTGAATCGATATACTGTATGGGAAGTTGTTCTTTGACTTTCAATGCATTGTGGTCAGTTTTAGACACATTACTAACCTTTTTCTTGCCTTGTTCTGTCATGATTGGACTGTATGCAAGAATATTTGTAGTTGCAAAAAAGCACATTAGAACAATTGGTGAGGCAAAGCAGCATGAAACTGAGAATATGTTTAAAACCTCTCGACGATCTGAACGTAAAGCAGCAAAAACTCTAGGTGTGGTCGTGGGTACTTTTATTCTTTGCTGGCTGCCTTTTTTTATTAACTCTATGATAGATCCCTATATCAACTTTTCCACTCCTTTTGTTATCTTTGAAGCATTGGGCTGGTTAGGGTTCGTAAACTCAACCATAAACCCTATCATCTATGGCCTTTTCTACCCATGGTTTAGAAAAACTCTTTCTCTTATtataacattgaaaatatttgaacCAAACTCCTCTGACATCAGTGTGTTCACTGTTTGA